The following DNA comes from Methanothrix sp..
AGGAGGCCTTACAAACCGAGAAGAGATCAGGAGAATGAGAGGGCAGAAGAATGAGAGGGCAGAAGAATGAGAGGGCAGAAGAATGAGAGGGCAGGAGAAGAGAGGATAGGAGAAGAGAGGGTAGGAGAAGAGAGGGTAGGAGAAGAGAGGGTAGGAGAAGAGAGGGTAGGAGAAGAGAGGGTAGGAGAAGAGAGGGTAGGAGAAGAGAGGGTCTTAAAGAATGAAAATTTATGAAGAAGAAAAAAATGATCCTAATCCTCATTAAAGCCAATATATTGCATCATGCGCTCCTTTTCATTGCCCAGAAGCTCTTTTTCCCGATCCAGTATCTCTCTTATCAGCTCGATCACCGGCCTGGTTCCATCCCAGTTCCGGGATATGATATTGGATGATCCTGATTCCTCCATCACCTCATTGGCGACGAAGGCACAAAGGTAGATATCATCGATATAACCCACAGGACCGAATCTATCCTCGGGAATTATGTCCTCAGGGAGAATGAAGTAAGCAATAGCGGCAATAATCCGGGGGGATATGGACCTGGGAAGATCCTTGTCGTCAAGCAGCCGGGTCATCAATCTATAAAAAGCCGGGGCCTGATGAATTAGATCGGAAAATTCCCCTTCATAATCGGATATATCATTTTCCAGCATTACATCAAATCTCTTCAAACCAAGAACCTCCACTCCTCTGCCCATATGCATAGACTACAAAGCCCAAAGCTGAGCTATGTGGTGCTATGGAGAGGGAATTAATTAACTTTTGGGGAGGGGGAATTAATTAACCTTTGGGGAGGCATTACTTGACGTCTGGGATGAGGGAATTGCTCGACACTTGGGAGAAGGATTTTATTGGCTTTTGGCATAGAGATATCTACCTCCTAATTGCACAAGTGGCCTTTATGAAGCTTGCAATCGGATTGATAGCCATCCTGGCGGCGTTATGCATCCCGCCGGGAGCGGGAGAGAATGCAGCAGGAGATAATGCAGAGTACTGGTCGAGCCTGGGAGACCGGCAATTTCTAAACGGCAGCATTCAAGAGGCGGCTGAAAGCTACGATGAGGCTCTGAGGCTGGATCCGGCCAATGTCTATCTCTGGGTCAACAAGGGAAAGGCGCTGGCCAATATGGGAAGATTCCAGGATGCCATCGCCTGTTTTGATCAGGCTTCTGCCATCAACTCCTCTTATGTTGAGCCTCTCTTTCTGAAGGGGATAGCCCTCTCCCAGGGATTGAAGAGGGACGATGAGGCCATAGCCGTCTTCGATCAGGCTCTGCAGTTGGATCCATCCAATTTCGATGCCTGGCTGGGAAAAGGCATGGCCTTGGCCAATAAAGGCGATTACTATGGATCTTTAGCCTGCCTTAAGACAGCCTCCAGGATCGATCCATTGCAGCCTTCCGGCTGGAACAATGAGGGCGTGATCCTGTTGAAGATGGGAAGGTACCAGGAGGCCTTGGACTGCTTCGATAAAGCCCTTCTTCTGGATCCCAATTATGAGCAGGCCCAGAGGAACAGAGATGACACCCTTCAGGATATGGACCGCATCATCTTCCTGGGCAGCAGATAGAGCGCAGCTATCGCTCTCCAGGCCGAAGCAACAACTTGAAATGCCAGTACGGCAACCATCGACGTGGTGATCGATAAATGTGGACAAGAGGGATCTGTCTGATTATCGCAGCCATGACGGCAACAATTGCCCTGCCGGGCATCCAGGGGGAGATACCTTTGGCCTATACCCCAGCGGCGATAAATAGCGGGCAGAGCGACGTTCTCACCATCAAGAATTATGATACCGGTGCTGCGATGACTGAATCGTACACTGGTATTGAGCATCTGAGCAGGAATACTCAGGTCCGGACGGGAGCATATGCGAATGCCTCTGATGCTGCCCATTTTGCAGCATCCTCCAGGGGAGGCCTGGAGGCCAGCATCAGCTCCAATGTCATAGGCAATGCCCATATCGCCTGGCAGTCTGTTGATCCAGCCACTAACGCCAAAGGCCGCCATCCTCTCATCGGCCGCAGTGTTGAGGATCTGACGGGGGTATTCTCCATCGAGAAGTTCATCCAGCTTTGGTCAGATAGCCAGCCCGGCGAGATCAGCGTGGACTGGCTGCCCTGCTCCTGATGCACCTGAATTTCTTCTCCCGTGCTATAGGTTCAATCTCGGATTCATATTGATCTCCACCACCAGATCGTTGTAATCGGTGTCCTTCAGCCCGTAGAGATCCTCCCAGCGAAGCTGACATCTATTCGACCCGAGCTTCAGCTTGATGACATGCGATTTCCCATCCTCATTCAGGCCGCTGTCGGTGTAAAAGCAGTTGCCATCCTGGGTCTGGAGGGCAAAGACCAGCCTGGTTCCTGCTGGATAGTCGCCTACATCAAAGCTCTTGCCCACGTTCTCCTGGACGGAGTCGAAGATCAGCTTCTTCTCAGGCTGATAGAGCCAGAATTGATTGTGAAGGGGAGTGTTCTTGCTGATCATCCTGGCCACCACATGGCTATCCTTCTCCAAAATCACATCCTCGCGAATGATGGGGGCCACAACTATCTCCACAGCAAGATCCCTGTAGCTCTTGAGGCGCATCCCATAGGACTTCTCCCAGCGCAGCTCCCACCTGTTATATCCAGTGGGAAGCTTTCGTACATGGCTCAAGAAGTCAGGGTTCTTCACCTGGTCGGTGTAGAAGGTGTATCCCTCCAGGGTCTTGAAGGCAAATGTGAGCCTGGCTCCTTCCTGATGCTTTCCCAGATCTACTGCCTTTCCTATAGGGGCATCCAAGGTGAAGATCAACCGCTCCTCAGGAGAGCTGAGCCTGAACTCCTCTTTGGTGGGGGCATGCCTCCGTTTGAGGGTGGCAAAGACCCTTCCCTCCTTGGGCATCACCAGATCCTCAGTGGTGGCATTGAAGATCTCAATCTCCATGCTCACATCGTTGTAGTCCTTCTCTCCCAGGCCGTAGAGGTCCTCCCAATCCATCTGCCATTTGTAGGTTCCCTTGCTGGTCTTATTGACGTGGTCACAGGCATCATCGTTCAAGAGCTGGTCGCTGTAGAAGACATGCCCCTCTGAGGTCTTAAGGGCAAATGTCAGCCTGGCCCCAGCGGGAAAGACGCCCAGATCAAAGATCGCCCCCACCTCGCAGTCCGCCGTCCGGAAGATCAACCTCTCCTCAGGGCGGTACAGCCATATCTCATTGTCCAGAGGGGTGTTCTTGCCGATAAAGCGCACAATCACCCT
Coding sequences within:
- a CDS encoding YkvA family protein, yielding MKRFDVMLENDISDYEGEFSDLIHQAPAFYRLMTRLLDDKDLPRSISPRIIAAIAYFILPEDIIPEDRFGPVGYIDDIYLCAFVANEVMEESGSSNIISRNWDGTRPVIELIREILDREKELLGNEKERMMQYIGFNED
- a CDS encoding tetratricopeptide repeat protein — its product is MKLAIGLIAILAALCIPPGAGENAAGDNAEYWSSLGDRQFLNGSIQEAAESYDEALRLDPANVYLWVNKGKALANMGRFQDAIACFDQASAINSSYVEPLFLKGIALSQGLKRDDEAIAVFDQALQLDPSNFDAWLGKGMALANKGDYYGSLACLKTASRIDPLQPSGWNNEGVILLKMGRYQEALDCFDKALLLDPNYEQAQRNRDDTLQDMDRIIFLGSR
- a CDS encoding C1 family peptidase gives rise to the protein MGTDVIREIRSRIKGMNLTWTAGKTSISELSLEDKANYLGLVVPEEEKAMIQEMTERDRLLAGKAGTISIYPTQWDWRDVSGNDWTTPVKDQKQCGSCVAFATVAAIEANLEIFKRDPALDPDLSEADLFFRGCGDCCGRGWTFIPALRYAQSSGIPDEDCNPYQGNSTGSCPDRGKRVVKIENWRTITNSNQVKEWLSQRGPLIGGMSVYEDFFYYEKGVYQNAYGGYVGDHAVCIVGYDDARGCWICKNSWGRGWGEGGWFKIAYGECGIGRQFAFYGVQFTADDDLVMPKSGRVIVRFIGKNTPLDNEIWLYRPEERLIFRTADCEVGAIFDLGVFPAGARLTFALKTSEGHVFYSDQLLNDDACDHVNKTSKGTYKWQMDWEDLYGLGEKDYNDVSMEIEIFNATTEDLVMPKEGRVFATLKRRHAPTKEEFRLSSPEERLIFTLDAPIGKAVDLGKHQEGARLTFAFKTLEGYTFYTDQVKNPDFLSHVRKLPTGYNRWELRWEKSYGMRLKSYRDLAVEIVVAPIIREDVILEKDSHVVARMISKNTPLHNQFWLYQPEKKLIFDSVQENVGKSFDVGDYPAGTRLVFALQTQDGNCFYTDSGLNEDGKSHVIKLKLGSNRCQLRWEDLYGLKDTDYNDLVVEINMNPRLNL